From Roseateles sp. SL47:
ACCTTGGAGCCATCCCTGAAGCGGAAGGTATAGGTGCCGACATCGCGGGCCTCGTTGCATCCGATCTTGATGGTCCGCTTGTCGATCGTGCCCTGCGGCGCGTTCTTCAGGAACTTCACGAAGTAGTCCCGGATCTCGGCAGGCGTGGTACGCGGCTCGTTGGTCACGGTCGGCAGCAGGACGGCGTCGGTGGTGTAGTTGGCCGTGACCCTGTCAGGATCGAGCGTGGCCAGCGAGGCGTTCCAGCGGTCGAACAGCGCGGCCACCTGGGCCTGGCTCGCGGCGGCGCAGGTGGCCGTACCAGCGGCACGGTCCTGCGCCAGGACCGGTGCGGCGGCCAGCGCCAGCGCAGCGACGGCTCCACCCACGGCGCCCCGGCGCAGCGTGGCGTGAACGGAGGAAACGCGGGAGCGGACGGAAACGGTCATGCTGATGAATTCCTGGAAGATG
This genomic window contains:
- a CDS encoding SgcJ/EcaC family oxidoreductase, with the translated sequence MTVSVRSRVSSVHATLRRGAVGGAVAALALAAAPVLAQDRAAGTATCAAASQAQVAALFDRWNASLATLDPDRVTANYTTDAVLLPTVTNEPRTTPAEIRDYFVKFLKNAPQGTIDKRTIKIGCNEARDVGTYTFRFRDGSKVQARYTFDYEWVNGQWLIAHHHSSAMPERR